A DNA window from Nitrospinota bacterium contains the following coding sequences:
- the typA gene encoding translational GTPase TypA, with translation MLNQEFIRNIGIIAHVDHGKTTLVDCLLKQSGMFRDSELSESCIMDSNELEKERGITIFSKNAAINYKGYKINIVDTPGHADFGGEVERILKMVSGVLLLADAVEGPMPQTRFVLKKSLELGLKPIVVVNKIDRPAARVEKVVDEVFDLFVELGANDEQLDFSVIYTSAKQGISRLNPDDPDSDITPLLDMIIEKVPASEGDSEGPFQMLVSSMDYDDYVGRIAIGTITRGKIQAKTSYTQIDREGNKQVFSLSKLYTYQGLSKVESESATTGDIIGIAGMKEVEIGETIADNNCPEPLPVIEIDEPTLSIHFSSNTSPFAGREGEFVTSRQVRDRLFRETRSNVSLRVEETDTQDTFKVSGRGELHLTILIETMRREGYEFSISRPEVLVKNVDGVPHEPEEFVILDVDEAYLGAVMESMGKRKGTLQNMDQGETTARLEFVIPTRGLFGFRSEFLTLTKGTGIINRTFHKFIPHCGDIAQRINGALIAMEDGKSTGFSLFNLQDRGSMFVGAGEELYAGMIVGENKKDNDLVVNLCKEKKLTNMRAAGSDVNIILTPPVVMSLEQILGFLNEDELAEITPKSIRLRKKILNENDRKRYQKTLNNIPVSTS, from the coding sequence ATGTTGAATCAGGAGTTTATCAGAAATATTGGGATTATCGCCCATGTTGACCATGGGAAAACCACTTTGGTCGATTGCCTTCTAAAGCAAAGCGGTATGTTCCGGGATAGTGAACTCTCGGAAAGCTGCATCATGGACAGCAACGAACTGGAAAAAGAACGGGGGATCACAATATTCTCAAAAAATGCGGCGATAAACTACAAGGGATACAAGATCAATATCGTTGACACACCAGGACATGCTGACTTTGGGGGTGAAGTAGAAAGAATTTTAAAAATGGTCAGCGGAGTATTACTCCTGGCTGATGCGGTAGAAGGTCCAATGCCTCAAACAAGATTCGTATTAAAAAAATCTCTTGAACTTGGTTTAAAGCCAATTGTTGTTGTTAATAAAATTGACCGGCCGGCAGCGCGGGTAGAAAAAGTAGTCGACGAAGTTTTTGATTTATTCGTTGAACTGGGCGCAAATGATGAACAATTGGATTTTTCTGTTATCTATACATCTGCCAAACAAGGTATTTCCAGGTTGAATCCAGATGACCCGGATAGTGATATCACCCCTCTTCTCGATATGATTATCGAAAAAGTTCCCGCTAGCGAGGGTGATTCCGAAGGTCCTTTTCAAATGCTGGTATCATCGATGGATTACGATGATTACGTGGGAAGAATAGCAATAGGAACAATAACACGTGGCAAAATTCAAGCAAAAACCAGCTACACGCAAATTGATCGCGAAGGGAATAAACAGGTTTTTTCCCTTTCAAAATTATATACTTATCAGGGATTATCAAAAGTAGAGTCTGAATCCGCAACCACTGGCGATATCATCGGCATAGCGGGAATGAAGGAAGTCGAGATTGGTGAGACCATTGCTGATAACAATTGTCCAGAGCCACTGCCTGTCATTGAAATAGACGAACCAACTTTATCCATTCACTTTTCTTCAAACACCTCTCCTTTTGCTGGCCGGGAGGGTGAGTTTGTAACATCCAGACAAGTACGGGACCGTTTATTCAGGGAAACGCGATCCAATGTTTCTCTCAGGGTTGAAGAAACAGACACTCAGGACACTTTCAAGGTTTCCGGTAGAGGTGAATTACATTTAACTATTTTGATAGAGACCATGCGCCGTGAAGGTTATGAGTTTTCCATCTCCCGCCCAGAAGTATTGGTCAAAAATGTAGACGGAGTTCCGCATGAGCCGGAAGAGTTTGTCATCCTTGATGTTGATGAGGCTTATTTGGGTGCCGTAATGGAATCCATGGGAAAACGCAAAGGCACTTTACAAAATATGGATCAAGGAGAAACCACAGCCAGGCTTGAATTTGTCATTCCCACCCGCGGCCTTTTTGGGTTTCGTTCTGAATTCTTAACCTTGACCAAGGGAACAGGAATCATCAACCGTACCTTTCATAAGTTTATTCCGCATTGTGGAGATATTGCCCAGCGAATCAATGGTGCATTGATAGCAATGGAAGATGGCAAATCTACCGGGTTCTCTCTTTTCAATCTTCAGGATAGAGGCTCTATGTTTGTCGGGGCCGGTGAAGAGCTATATGCGGGAATGATTGTGGGTGAGAACAAAAAAGACAACGATCTAGTGGTTAATCTTTGCAAGGAAAAAAAACTGACCAATATGCGGGCAGCCGGGTCAGATGTGAATATTATTCTAACCCCACCTGTAGTTATGAGCCTCGAGCAAATCCTTGGTTTTCTGAATGAAGACGAACTAGCGGAGATCACACCAAAAAGCATACGCTTGCGTAAGAAGATTTTGAATGAAAATGACAGGAAGAGATACCAGAAAACACTGAATAATATTCCCGTTTCCACATCATGA
- the xerD gene encoding site-specific tyrosine recombinase XerD, which yields MNPLVKEYSDYLRIEKRQSPNTIEAYCRDLSRFARFFSDKDLFDLTTNDIRGFLLSLRDEELSPSSIARSLSSIKSFYRYLFQDKQLKNNPAEILETPGRLRKLPNVLSISDVEKLLNCPDTGTVIGLRDQAMLEVLYATGMRVSELVSVKGNNLDMLAGCLRTMGKGSKERIVPIGMVARKVLEDYLLNSRPVLAKGHKVEELFLTRRAKPMTRQGFWKILKNYVKQCNIKTDVSPHTLRHAFATHLLDRGADLRSVQQMLGHSDISTTQIYTHVLDKRMLEVHDRFHPRGSGAF from the coding sequence ATGAACCCTTTGGTTAAAGAATATTCCGATTATTTGAGAATCGAAAAAAGGCAATCTCCCAATACAATTGAGGCCTATTGTAGGGATTTAAGCCGTTTTGCAAGATTTTTTTCAGATAAAGACCTGTTTGATCTTACAACTAACGATATCCGCGGTTTTCTTCTTTCATTGCGTGATGAGGAGTTGTCACCATCTTCCATTGCGCGGAGTTTGTCATCGATAAAGTCTTTTTACCGTTATCTTTTTCAGGATAAGCAACTCAAAAATAATCCCGCTGAAATTCTGGAAACTCCTGGAAGGCTAAGAAAGCTCCCTAATGTATTATCGATTTCAGATGTTGAAAAACTTTTAAATTGCCCTGATACAGGAACAGTTATTGGCCTCAGAGATCAGGCGATGCTTGAAGTGCTCTATGCGACTGGAATGCGAGTGTCAGAACTTGTTTCTGTGAAAGGCAATAATCTCGATATGCTTGCTGGTTGTTTAAGAACCATGGGAAAAGGCAGTAAAGAACGAATTGTTCCCATAGGCATGGTTGCGAGAAAGGTCTTGGAAGACTACTTATTAAACTCAAGACCTGTGCTTGCCAAAGGGCATAAAGTTGAAGAATTGTTCCTGACCCGGCGAGCCAAACCCATGACACGGCAAGGATTCTGGAAAATACTTAAAAATTATGTAAAACAGTGCAATATAAAAACCGATGTATCACCTCACACATTACGACATGCATTTGCCACTCATTTGCTGGATAGAGGAGCAGATTTGAGGTCAGTGCAGCAGATGTTAGGGCATTCAGATATCTCTACCACGCAAATTTACACTCATGTCCTTGATAAAAGAATGCTTGAAGTTCATGACCGGTTCCACCCGAGAGGCTCGGGAGCTTTTTAA
- a CDS encoding DUF177 domain-containing protein — protein sequence MIFDIEHIYEEGLDFELRESKEHFSIDDCTLTEDIKIQGRLEKIGPEILCQGRVQTGLHVTCARCLKDFNFTVNGKLKAHFIPRVEDNNLPDEIELTDLDVEQEYYDEGQIDLSCPVRDLILLSLPQVALCREDCAGLCPECGANLNETNCGCEKEGSFDPRLAVLQQLKDKLK from the coding sequence ATGATTTTTGATATTGAGCATATTTATGAAGAAGGTCTGGATTTTGAGTTGCGTGAGTCAAAAGAACACTTCAGTATTGATGACTGTACATTAACTGAAGATATCAAGATTCAGGGAAGGTTGGAAAAAATCGGCCCAGAGATTTTATGTCAGGGCAGGGTGCAAACAGGGCTCCATGTTACATGCGCCAGATGTTTGAAAGATTTTAACTTTACAGTGAATGGAAAACTTAAGGCTCATTTCATCCCCAGAGTAGAAGATAATAACCTACCTGATGAAATTGAACTTACAGACTTGGATGTTGAACAGGAATATTATGATGAGGGTCAAATTGACTTGTCCTGTCCAGTTCGAGATTTGATATTATTGAGCCTGCCGCAAGTTGCTTTGTGTCGGGAAGATTGTGCAGGGTTATGCCCAGAATGTGGAGCAAACCTTAATGAAACAAACTGCGGCTGTGAAAAAGAAGGATCATTCGATCCGCGATTGGCTGTATTACAACAATTAAAAGACAAGTTGAAATAG
- the rpmF gene encoding 50S ribosomal protein L32 → MAVPKKKTSKSKQGMRRSHDGLGAPSFVECPQCHEMARPHHICAHCGYYKGKEVMEVESV, encoded by the coding sequence ATGGCTGTCCCAAAGAAGAAAACATCTAAATCAAAACAGGGAATGCGTCGGTCTCATGATGGGCTGGGCGCTCCATCCTTTGTCGAGTGCCCTCAGTGTCATGAAATGGCTCGTCCGCATCATATTTGTGCGCATTGCGGATATTATAAGGGCAAAGAGGTGATGGAAGTCGAATCTGTTTAA
- the plsX gene encoding phosphate acyltransferase PlsX: MKIVVDAMGGDHAPEAAVEGAVMAAREYETEIILTGISDQVHKVLEKFDPDHNLPIQVVHADEVVEMHDSPGKVLRSKRKSSMKIGLDLVKDGTASAFLSAGNTGAVLAYSTLILRPLNGVDRPAITIQLPTLKGNAILLDAGANVDCKTSQLFQFGIMGHVFAEYILGKEKPRVGLLSIGEEDGKGNEIVKEAFQMLKSSHINFIGNVEGKEVYRGNADVIVCDGFTGNVALKISESLAEMIGTNLKRMFQTNWLSKLGYLLLKPQLDQFKKKVDYSETGGAPLLGVNGVVIIAHGSSSPKAIKNAINCARELSEKNINAHIREDIESNLMDVEAAKGTIWKQIKNMAFGGDSEEPQKEEPISDQNNDKSTD; the protein is encoded by the coding sequence ATGAAGATCGTGGTTGACGCGATGGGGGGCGATCACGCTCCGGAAGCCGCTGTTGAAGGTGCGGTTATGGCGGCTAGGGAATATGAAACGGAAATCATTCTTACCGGAATATCCGATCAGGTTCATAAGGTTTTAGAAAAATTCGACCCCGATCACAACCTTCCGATTCAGGTCGTCCACGCCGATGAAGTCGTAGAAATGCACGACAGCCCGGGCAAGGTCCTGCGTTCGAAGCGCAAATCCTCAATGAAAATTGGTTTAGACCTTGTCAAAGATGGTACCGCATCGGCTTTTTTAAGTGCCGGTAATACCGGTGCCGTTCTTGCTTATTCTACGTTAATTTTAAGGCCTTTGAATGGAGTCGACAGACCTGCTATTACAATTCAATTACCCACTTTGAAAGGCAACGCGATTCTTCTTGATGCAGGAGCAAATGTAGACTGCAAAACCAGCCAGTTATTTCAATTTGGCATAATGGGGCATGTTTTCGCTGAATACATACTGGGCAAGGAAAAGCCCCGTGTTGGATTGCTGAGTATCGGGGAAGAAGACGGCAAGGGCAACGAAATCGTCAAAGAGGCTTTTCAAATGCTCAAGTCCAGTCATATCAACTTTATTGGAAATGTGGAAGGCAAGGAGGTATACAGGGGTAATGCAGATGTAATCGTTTGTGACGGTTTCACTGGAAATGTGGCACTCAAAATTAGCGAAAGCCTTGCTGAAATGATTGGAACAAACCTCAAGCGAATGTTTCAAACTAATTGGCTCAGCAAGTTGGGGTATTTGCTGTTAAAACCTCAGTTGGACCAGTTCAAGAAAAAGGTTGATTATTCAGAGACGGGCGGGGCGCCCTTATTAGGTGTGAATGGTGTTGTCATCATTGCTCATGGTAGTTCGTCCCCCAAGGCCATAAAAAATGCCATCAACTGTGCTCGAGAATTAAGCGAGAAAAATATCAATGCTCATATTCGTGAAGATATCGAATCCAATTTGATGGACGTTGAGGCCGCAAAAGGTACTATTTGGAAACAAATTAAAAATATGGCTTTCGGAGGTGATTCTGAAGAACCTCAAAAGGAAGAACCAATTTCTGATCAAAATAATGATAAAAGCACTGACTAA
- a CDS encoding ketoacyl-ACP synthase III, with protein sequence MINTYKAVIAGTGAYLPEKVLTNQDLEKILDTSNEWIIERTGISERRIAAEHESASTMAAKAAKQALEEGGIGPDEVDLIIVCTSSPDVLFPSTACFVQNELQAFKAAAYDISAVCSGYVFGLSIVEQYLKNGRYENVLLIGSEVNSRIVDWTDRSTCILFGDGAGALLLKKVDQKEPKGILSTHIYSDGRLSDLICVPGGIGRTGVNKQDITDKKYFIKMSGNATFKVAVKRMTDVIREALGANELSTEDVELLVPHQANQRIISAVAERLKFPMEKVFMNIHKYGNTSGASIPIGLDEARRSGRIKSGDTTMLGVVGAGLTWGSAVIKW encoded by the coding sequence ATGATCAATACTTATAAGGCTGTAATCGCAGGTACGGGTGCTTATCTACCAGAAAAAGTTCTCACCAACCAAGACCTTGAAAAAATTCTGGATACATCTAATGAGTGGATCATTGAACGTACAGGCATTAGTGAGCGAAGAATTGCGGCGGAACATGAATCGGCTTCAACGATGGCGGCAAAAGCCGCAAAACAGGCTTTGGAAGAGGGAGGTATTGGCCCTGATGAGGTAGATTTAATTATAGTCTGCACTTCCAGCCCTGACGTATTATTTCCTTCAACAGCCTGTTTTGTGCAAAATGAACTGCAAGCTTTCAAAGCTGCTGCTTATGATATATCAGCAGTATGCTCAGGCTATGTTTTCGGGCTTTCAATTGTCGAGCAATATTTGAAAAATGGGCGTTACGAAAATGTTTTGCTCATTGGAAGTGAAGTCAACTCCAGAATAGTTGACTGGACAGACAGATCCACCTGCATTTTATTTGGAGATGGGGCAGGAGCTCTACTGTTAAAAAAGGTAGACCAGAAAGAACCAAAAGGAATTTTGTCCACTCATATTTATTCAGATGGTCGGTTGTCGGATCTCATCTGTGTTCCAGGCGGGATTGGGAGAACAGGAGTGAATAAGCAAGATATCACTGATAAAAAATATTTTATTAAAATGTCAGGAAATGCAACATTCAAGGTTGCGGTTAAAAGGATGACGGATGTTATACGTGAAGCCTTGGGGGCCAATGAGTTAAGCACTGAAGATGTTGAACTTCTGGTTCCTCACCAGGCTAATCAAAGAATAATAAGTGCGGTTGCAGAGAGGTTGAAATTCCCCATGGAAAAAGTATTCATGAACATTCACAAGTATGGAAATACCTCTGGTGCTTCAATACCCATTGGGCTTGATGAAGCCAGGCGAAGCGGACGTATTAAGTCAGGGGATACAACCATGTTAGGAGTTGTTGGTGCGGGGTTGACCTGGGGATCGGCGGTGATTAAATGGTAA
- the fabD gene encoding ACP S-malonyltransferase, with the protein MVKTAFVFPGQGSQFVGMGKDFYDHLPAARELMQEANDVLGFDIASICFNGPEETLKLTENTQPALLVHSTMALKILRENGIDSVVAAGHSLGEFSALVAAGALQFKDAVRLVRLRGQFMQEAVPVGVGTMAAIIGLPIDSLQELCDQVSTESSVVQPANLNSPVQTVIAGHKEAVEQVSAKALEAGAKKAVPLPVSAPFHSALMKPAEVKLQKELEQTEFFDLSIPVITNIEAQPITKGSDARSALVKQVCSPVRWSETMQVLVDQGIERVVELGSGKVLSGLMKRFNRDIACFQVGDRESLLQTLATLKGN; encoded by the coding sequence ATGGTAAAAACAGCTTTTGTTTTTCCAGGGCAGGGGTCCCAGTTTGTTGGAATGGGGAAAGACTTTTATGACCATTTACCAGCTGCTCGTGAACTAATGCAAGAGGCCAACGATGTTTTAGGGTTTGACATTGCAAGTATCTGTTTTAATGGCCCTGAAGAAACTTTAAAGTTAACTGAAAACACTCAGCCAGCACTACTGGTACACAGTACAATGGCCTTGAAAATACTAAGGGAAAATGGTATAGATTCGGTAGTTGCAGCGGGCCATAGCCTGGGTGAATTTTCAGCTCTGGTTGCTGCGGGTGCCCTTCAATTTAAGGATGCGGTGAGATTGGTCAGGTTGAGAGGCCAGTTCATGCAGGAAGCGGTTCCTGTAGGTGTAGGGACTATGGCCGCTATTATTGGATTGCCGATTGACTCCCTACAGGAATTGTGCGATCAGGTTTCCACAGAATCTTCTGTTGTCCAACCTGCTAACTTGAACAGCCCGGTACAAACGGTTATTGCGGGCCATAAGGAGGCTGTAGAGCAGGTATCTGCAAAAGCCTTGGAGGCTGGAGCAAAAAAGGCAGTGCCTTTGCCGGTGAGTGCCCCTTTTCACAGTGCTCTTATGAAGCCGGCTGAGGTTAAACTTCAAAAAGAATTGGAACAAACTGAGTTTTTTGATTTGTCCATACCTGTAATCACCAACATCGAGGCCCAACCCATCACAAAAGGCAGCGATGCAAGATCAGCCCTTGTTAAACAGGTTTGTTCCCCCGTACGTTGGTCAGAAACAATGCAGGTATTGGTTGATCAGGGTATTGAGAGGGTTGTTGAGCTGGGTTCGGGTAAAGTCTTGTCTGGCCTGATGAAGAGATTTAATAGGGACATTGCTTGTTTTCAAGTGGGTGACCGAGAAAGCTTGTTGCAAACCCTGGCTACCCTGAAAGGTAATTGA
- the fabG gene encoding 3-oxoacyl-[acyl-carrier-protein] reductase: MELQDKVALVTGGAQGIGKTISEELSREGAHVVLGDVNLEGSQAAADSINSNGGSASAVKIDVSNAEEVQQVFDSISKDRKPVDILVNNAGITRDGLMVRMKESDWDLVLNINLKGSFLCSQQAAKQMMKQKSGVIVNIASIVGVMGNFGQANYSSSKAGVIGLTKTLAREVASRGIRVNAIAPGFIDTEMTRVLAEDVRQKLIEQIPLARLGLPEDVARCVAFLVSDRSSYITGQVINLNGGMLM; the protein is encoded by the coding sequence ATGGAACTGCAGGACAAGGTAGCTTTGGTCACAGGTGGAGCTCAGGGTATTGGCAAAACCATCAGTGAAGAGTTGTCCCGTGAAGGTGCACATGTTGTTCTTGGTGATGTGAATCTGGAAGGATCTCAGGCTGCTGCGGACTCGATCAATAGTAATGGAGGTTCTGCCTCGGCTGTTAAAATTGATGTGTCCAACGCAGAAGAGGTGCAACAGGTTTTTGATTCGATTTCAAAGGACAGGAAACCGGTAGACATTCTGGTTAATAACGCAGGAATTACCCGCGATGGTTTGATGGTGAGGATGAAAGAAAGTGATTGGGACCTGGTTCTCAATATCAACCTCAAAGGGAGTTTTCTTTGCAGCCAGCAGGCTGCAAAGCAGATGATGAAACAAAAATCCGGAGTTATTGTTAACATAGCTTCAATCGTTGGAGTGATGGGTAATTTTGGGCAAGCAAACTACTCATCTTCCAAGGCCGGAGTAATTGGCTTGACAAAAACTCTGGCAAGAGAAGTAGCATCCAGGGGAATAAGGGTTAATGCCATAGCACCCGGTTTTATAGATACGGAAATGACACGGGTTTTGGCTGAGGATGTGCGTCAGAAATTGATTGAGCAGATTCCACTTGCAAGACTGGGACTGCCTGAGGATGTAGCGCGTTGTGTAGCTTTTTTAGTATCTGACAGGTCTAGTTATATTACAGGGCAGGTCATTAATTTAAATGGTGGTATGTTGATGTGA
- the acpP gene encoding acyl carrier protein, which produces MSVEEKVKEIIVDQLGVDEKQVTAEASFIDDLGADSLDTVELVMALEEEFDIEIPDEEAEKIATVQDATSYITSRTN; this is translated from the coding sequence ATGTCAGTTGAAGAGAAAGTTAAAGAAATCATTGTTGATCAGTTAGGTGTTGATGAAAAGCAGGTTACCGCGGAAGCTTCATTTATCGACGACCTCGGAGCAGATTCCCTCGATACTGTGGAATTGGTTATGGCGCTTGAGGAGGAGTTTGATATCGAAATTCCAGATGAAGAGGCTGAGAAAATAGCAACGGTTCAAGACGCAACAAGTTATATTACCAGCCGTACCAACTAA
- the fabF gene encoding beta-ketoacyl-ACP synthase II, whose amino-acid sequence MKRRVVVTGLGIVSPLGLGVSENETALFEGRSGVDSIETFTPDENFPVKIAGEVRGFDPQEYIDRKEVKKMDRFIHYAVACSKMALEDSGIEINDKNAERAGVMIGVGLGGLPAIEKYHDIIRERGVKKITPFFIPMLIANLASGQVSILMGTKGPNSCVVTACATGTHSIGEAARLIQYGDADVMFAGGTESVITPLCIAGFNAAKALSHRNDNPQGASRPFDKDRDGFVIGEGCGVLILEELEIAKKRGARIYGEIIGYGLNGDAHHITATSPNGEGASRCMKLALNNAGINREEVDYINAHGTSTAADATETQAIKTTFGDHAYKLAVSSTKSMTGHLLGAAGGVEAIYTLLSLQKQMIPPTINYTTPDPECDLDYVPNEAREKKLNVCVSNSFGFGGTNGVIIFKKFQN is encoded by the coding sequence ATGAAAAGACGCGTTGTTGTTACTGGATTGGGGATCGTATCGCCTCTTGGTCTTGGAGTGAGCGAAAACGAAACGGCTTTATTCGAAGGCCGTTCTGGGGTTGATTCCATTGAAACCTTCACTCCCGATGAAAACTTTCCTGTCAAGATTGCTGGAGAAGTCAGGGGGTTTGATCCACAAGAATACATAGATCGTAAAGAAGTAAAAAAGATGGACCGGTTTATCCATTATGCTGTTGCCTGCAGCAAAATGGCTTTAGAAGATTCCGGTATTGAGATCAACGATAAGAATGCTGAACGGGCCGGAGTTATGATTGGAGTTGGCCTGGGAGGCTTACCTGCCATTGAAAAATATCACGATATTATTCGGGAACGCGGTGTAAAAAAAATCACACCTTTTTTTATTCCGATGCTTATTGCCAATCTGGCATCGGGTCAGGTTTCTATATTGATGGGAACAAAAGGGCCGAATTCCTGTGTGGTGACGGCCTGTGCTACAGGGACTCACTCAATTGGAGAAGCCGCTCGTCTCATCCAGTATGGAGATGCGGATGTGATGTTTGCGGGGGGTACTGAATCGGTTATCACCCCACTTTGTATTGCTGGCTTTAATGCCGCTAAAGCTTTGTCGCACCGTAATGACAACCCCCAGGGAGCCAGTCGCCCATTCGATAAAGACAGGGATGGCTTTGTCATAGGTGAGGGATGTGGGGTTCTCATTCTTGAGGAATTAGAAATTGCCAAAAAACGTGGTGCCAGGATCTATGGGGAAATTATTGGGTATGGTCTTAATGGTGATGCGCATCACATAACGGCAACTTCGCCTAATGGAGAAGGCGCTTCACGCTGTATGAAGCTTGCCCTGAATAATGCAGGAATCAACAGGGAAGAGGTAGATTATATAAATGCTCATGGAACCTCGACTGCTGCCGATGCCACTGAAACCCAAGCTATTAAAACCACATTTGGAGATCATGCTTATAAGCTTGCAGTCAGTTCAACTAAATCCATGACAGGGCATTTGTTGGGAGCTGCAGGGGGAGTAGAAGCGATTTATACCCTGCTTTCACTACAAAAACAAATGATCCCCCCTACCATCAACTATACAACCCCGGATCCGGAATGTGACTTGGATTATGTGCCGAATGAAGCTCGTGAGAAAAAACTGAATGTGTGTGTTTCCAATTCTTTTGGTTTTGGTGGAACCAATGGAGTAATAATTTTCAAAAAATTCCAAAATTAA
- the rnc gene encoding ribonuclease III, producing MIEVSTDRRNEVAPLQDTLGYQFSDLRLLNKALTHKSYVNERNGALKHNERFEFLGDSVLDVLVSDYLVCKYSDYAEGTLSKIRAGVVNESCLAKIARKIELGKYILLGKGEDLSGGRDKSSILADAFEAVAGALFRDGGLEAASRVFLPLLEIEISSFAHSGVFRDFKSELQEYTQEKWICTPSYKVINELGPDHAKKFEVAVMIKSQVKGQGLGKSKKEAEQAAAKMAIESFPDYPKN from the coding sequence ATGATCGAAGTATCCACTGATCGTAGAAATGAAGTTGCACCACTTCAAGACACCCTTGGTTATCAGTTTTCTGACCTGAGACTCCTCAATAAAGCCCTCACTCATAAATCATATGTGAATGAAAGAAATGGAGCTTTAAAACATAATGAAAGATTTGAATTTTTAGGCGACTCTGTACTTGATGTTTTAGTAAGTGACTACTTGGTATGTAAATACAGTGACTATGCCGAAGGAACCTTGTCGAAAATTCGTGCGGGTGTGGTCAATGAAAGTTGCCTGGCAAAAATCGCCCGGAAAATAGAATTGGGTAAATATATTCTTCTGGGCAAGGGTGAGGACTTGTCTGGAGGAAGAGATAAATCGTCTATCCTTGCAGATGCTTTTGAAGCTGTTGCAGGAGCTTTATTTAGAGATGGTGGATTGGAGGCCGCTTCCAGGGTTTTTCTTCCTCTCTTGGAAATAGAAATATCATCTTTTGCGCACTCTGGCGTTTTCAGAGACTTTAAAAGTGAATTGCAGGAATATACACAGGAAAAATGGATTTGCACTCCTTCCTACAAGGTGATTAATGAATTAGGTCCAGATCATGCCAAGAAGTTTGAAGTCGCTGTGATGATAAAAAGCCAGGTTAAAGGACAAGGATTGGGTAAAAGTAAAAAGGAAGCCGAACAGGCAGCTGCCAAAATGGCCATAGAAAGCTTTCCGGATTATCCTAAAAACTGA
- a CDS encoding pentapeptide repeat-containing protein, which yields MLEEWIIKKKEIEASKHNLEGADLCNAKLMRAELEGANLAHADLTSAYLIRADLSNANLIGTDLTAAVLSEANLSDADMEGTELMDTYLHGANLKGVVNLTCDQIELANFDKQTIFPDYITVTWTDDGCCECQEK from the coding sequence ATGCTCGAAGAATGGATTATAAAGAAAAAAGAAATTGAGGCGTCAAAGCACAACCTGGAAGGTGCGGATCTCTGTAACGCAAAATTAATGAGAGCGGAGCTTGAAGGCGCAAACCTGGCCCATGCAGATTTGACGTCGGCTTATTTAATACGAGCGGATCTTAGTAATGCAAACTTAATTGGAACAGATTTGACAGCCGCTGTATTAAGCGAAGCCAACCTTTCTGATGCTGATATGGAAGGGACAGAGCTTATGGACACCTACCTGCATGGTGCCAACCTCAAAGGAGTTGTCAATCTGACCTGTGATCAGATAGAATTGGCTAATTTTGACAAACAGACTATTTTCCCTGATTATATTACTGTAACCTGGACTGATGATGGATGTTGTGAGTGCCAGGAAAAATAG